A genomic segment from Lates calcarifer isolate ASB-BC8 linkage group LG13, TLL_Latcal_v3, whole genome shotgun sequence encodes:
- the LOC108881274 gene encoding multicilin, with translation MTTRTCSAINPHHAVWWDFQVNESDADDQDFGDYALDFMADSPGTLESSLSPAELVPFQGCVIPPLTPQRDFSPVESLINSFTEAGIPPAQDGAIWKGIAQCHGRALEHSMEVNNELHETLHRRQEEINSLQERNLHLRQLASRAKHLASVLEKLTRFRDSNTREPVLPCGDSLSPCKRQRLDEGYETESSGSVEDVLRDVSTRCNAILHSTATGTRKQQESETVRMFGAFSGLQTSFFKDCSVRTDGAEAEGSISSFRTSVREHCTIRTQVFPHGHAFTSRTQEGGYRFRWVPNHS, from the exons ATGACCACCAGGACATGCTCTGCTATAAATCCACATCACGCTGTTTGGTGGGACTTTCAG GTGAATGAATCTGATGCAGATGACCAGGACTTTGGGGATTATGCTCTGGATTTCATGGcag ATTCTCCTGGCACATTGGAGAGCAGCCTGTCTCCAGCTGAACTGGTACCATTTCAGGGATGTGTCATACCCCCCCTAACCCCTCAGCGAGACTTCTCCCCAGTGGAGAGTCTTATTAACTCATTCACAGAAGCAGGAATCCCCCCTGCCCAGGATGGAGCTATCTGGAAGGGCATTGCCCAGTGTCATGGCAGGGCACTGGAACATTCTATGGAAGTCAACAATGAG ctccaTGAGACTCTTCATAGACGACAGGAGGAGATCAACTCCCTGCAGGAGAGAAACCTCCACCTCAGACAGCTGGCCAGTCGAGCAAAGCACCTGGCCTCAGTGCTCGAA AAACTAACTAGATTCAGAGATTCAAATACAAGAGAACCAGTGCTACCTTGTGGGGATTCACTGAGTCCCTGTAAGCGGCAGCGACTGGATGAAGGATACGAAACAGAATCCTCAGGCTCAGTGGAGGACGTACTGAGGGACGTCAGCACTCGCTGCAATGCTATCCTGCACAGCACTGCCACTggaacaagaaaacaacaggaatcAGAAACTGTACGCATGTTCGGTGCATTCTCAGGCCTTCAGACTTCTTTTTTCAAAGACTGCAGCGTGAGGACTGACGGAGCAGAGGCTGAAGGGAGCATCTCATCTTTCAGAACCTCTGTTAGAGAACACTGCACCATAAGGACTCAGGTGTTTCCACATGGACATGCCTTTACATCGAGGACTCAGGAAGGTGGATACCGCTTTCGCTGGGTTCCAAACCACAGCTAA
- the LOC127138972 gene encoding killer cell lectin-like receptor subfamily B member 1B allele B — translation MEGVVCHGLAVGQITSHYFLIQRPMSWSKAREFCQRHYVDLAVLNMEDQYFTLLNATLAKKASFWLGLQWQSIFSGWTWVNGEELSYKQWYRRNYEGQCASLEAMLEKDKKLLARYCDEPHMFVCQGQ, via the exons ATGGAGGGTG TGGTGTGCCATGGCCTAGCAGTGGGTCAGATCACCTCACATTACTTCCTGATCCAGAGACCCATGTCCTGGTCCAAAGCCCGGGAGTTCTGTCAGAGGCACTATGTGGACCTCGCTGTCCTAAACATGGAAGACCAATACTTTACTCTCCTCAATGCCACTCTTGCAAAAAAAGCCAGCTTTTGGCTCGGTCTGCAGTGGCAGAGCATCTTCAGTGGCTGGACCTGGGTGAACGGCGAAGAGCTGAGCTACAAACAGTGGTACAGGAGAAATTATGAAGGTCAATGTGCAAGTTTGGAGGCCATGCTGGAGAAGGACAAGAAGCTGTTGGCTCGCTACTGTGATGAGCCGCacatgtttgtctgtcaggGTCAGTAA
- the LOC108881328 gene encoding granzyme A, translating to MFCLKSFTAFLSYMFLLIVLSSHGSEIIGGEEVKPHSLPFMALLESNTPDCGGILINPSWVLSAAHCKDIKKVLLGVHSIKAKETDSRQVRKVKKHVPHPFYDEKEKVNDLMLLKLDKLVKQTKTVTCLKLGNTIKEPQAGTTCLVAGWGKTNNRSNQMSDVLMAVNVTVIDRVKCNSPEYYNFKPVITGGMICAGSDGKKSVDSCQGDSGGPLLCNGVLVGVTSFGHKCGLIKKPGVYSFLSEKQLNWIKKTMKKSEF from the exons ATGTTCTGCCTGAAGAGTttcactgcttttctctcttaCATGTTCCTCCTCATTGTCCTGTCAA GTCATGGCTCTGAGATTATTGGTGGGGAAGAAGTGAAGCCCCACTCGCTGCCTTTCATGGCTCTGTTGGAGAGCAACACTCCAGACTGTGGAGGGATACTGATCAATCCATCATGGGTCCTGAGTGCTGCCCACTGTAAAGA CATCAAGAAGGTGTTGCTGGGGGTGCACTCCATCAAAGCAAAAGAAACAGATTCCAGGCAGGTCAGGAAGGTTAAGAAGCATGTTCCTCACCCCTTctatgatgaaaaagaaaaggtcaaTGACCTCATGTTACTCAAG cTCGACAAACTGGTGAAGCAAACCAAAACAGTGACTTGTCTCAAATTGGGTAACACCATCAAAGAACCACAAGCTGGCACCACCTGTCTGGTGGCAGGATGGGGGAAAACAAACAACCGTTCCAACCAAATGTCAGACGTCCTGATGGCTGTCAACGTGACTGTGATCGACAGAGTGAAGTGCAACTCACCTGAATATTACAACTTCAAACCTGTTATCACCGGCGGCATGATATGTGCCGGTTCAGATGGTAAAAAGAGTGTTGATTCCTGTCAG GGTGATTCGGGAGGCCCACTGTTGTGCAATGGAGTGCTAGTTGGAGTCACTTCTTTCGGACACAAGTGTGGCCTAATTAAAAAACCTGGAGTGTACTCTTTTCTCTCAGAGAAACAACTCAACTGGATCAAAAAGACAATGAAGAAGTCTGAATTTTAA
- the gpx8 gene encoding probable glutathione peroxidase 8, which translates to MEALGGYPAKSSNPKAKKLRVLFSMTVGVGCLFLLQTQLVKPRKPKDFYSFEVKDAKGRSVSLEKYRGKASLVVNVASHSEQTEANYRSLQELHRELGTSHFNVLAFPCGQFGDTETGNSRDIEAFAKSTYGVTFPFFSKIKIMGSEADPAFKFLTDSVKKIPKWNFWKFLVDPEGKVVRFWRTDEPMESVRQEATALVREIILKKRVEL; encoded by the exons ATGGAGGCCTTAGGGGGCTACCCTGCCAAGTCCTCTAACCCAAAAGCTAAAAAGTTAAGGGTGTTATTTAGCATGACAGTCGGTGTGGGCTGTTTATTCCTCCTGCAGACCCAGCTGGTGAAGCCGAGAAAACCGAAGGATTTTTATTCTTTCGAGGTCAAAGACGCGAAGGGGAGGTCGGTTTCCCTGGAGAAGTACCGAGGAAAA GCGTCTCTGGTTGTAAACGTGGCGAGTCACAGCGAACAGACGGAGGCGAACTACAGGTCACTGCAGGAGCTCCACCGGGAGCTGGGCACATCTCACTTTAACGTCCTGGCCTTCCCCTGCGGCCAGTTCGGGGACACCGAGACCGGGAACAGCCGGGACATCGAGGCTTTCGCCAAGTCCACCTACGGTGTTACTTTCCCCTTCTTcagtaaaatcaaaataatggGCTCAGAGGCGGACCCTGCCTTCAAATTCCTCACAG ATTCTGTTAAGAAAATTCCCAAGTGGAACTTCTGGAAGTTTTTGGTGGACCCAGAGGGAAAGGTGGTTCGGTTCTGGCGAACCGACGAGCCCATGGAAAGTGTTCGTCAAGAGGCCACAGCGCTGGTGCGAGAAATCATCCTAAAGAAACGGGTGGAGCTATGA
- the LOC108881190 gene encoding cell division cycle protein 20 homolog B, giving the protein MREMFRDFVGKQRQCPFKGVSDAHHMSYKRFRRRIIQRSSREGPAVSTPLATEWQCELSFEFDTVCQRLELDSPPRHREPVQTVLQGNPPETALEEGMSHCGAVKTQSTPPTISARRRPVENPPEQGLVWRAAEQEHSSEQQTGSDEGRHDLQPFAILDKAAVSLQGKTVMKLAAPSLLNDYYTNVLDCSCNGVIALALGSSVYLWNSETRALAGRLDPNQQTGQPHRQSVSSLRWSRDGRALCIGTRRGEIQLWDVEKKQNMRCLPSHLSVVRALSWKQQLLSSGSVLGRIHHLDPRAPAPLVGAAIQKEAICSLQWSPGDDRLASGSADGLLHIWDSDVAGVTRSKQPITTMKQPSAVKAMGWCPWQGKMITTGGGWKDREMRIWDTQSGTCVTSANTNSQICSLRWAERKRYLVTGHGLPHHQVSTWEFPSLNPVHKLTGHSHRVLHLALNPDGTQIFSAGADQRFHIWDL; this is encoded by the exons ATGAGGGAAATGTTCAGAGATTTTGTAGGAAAGCAGAGGCAGTGTCCCTTCAAG GGAGTAAGCGACGCTCATCACATGTCATATAAGCGTTTCAGGAGGCGGATCAtccagaggagcagcagagagggaccTGCTGTGAGCACACCTCTGGCCACTGAGTGGCAGTGTGAGCTAAGTTTTGAGTTTGATACAGTCTGTCAGAGACTGGAGCTGGATTCACCACCGAGACACCGTGAACCGGTCCAGACAGTCCTCCAGGGAAATCCCCCAG AGACAGCGCTGGAAGAAGGCATGTCCCACTGTGGGGCTGTCAAAACACAGAGCACACCGCCCACCATCTCTGCCAGGAGACGACCTGTGGAAAATCCTCCAGAACAG GGATTGGTGTGGAGAGCTGCAGAGCAAGAACACAGCAGTGAACAACAGACTG GTTCTGATGAGGGAAGACATGATTTGCAGCCATTTGCCATCTTGGACAAAGCTGCTGTGAGTCTGCAGGGGAAGACAGTGATGAAGCTGGCAGCACCGTCACTGCTCAACGACTACT ACACTAATGTTCTTGACTGCAGTTGTAATGGTGTGATTGCATTAGCACTGGGCTCTTCTGTTTACCTCTGGAATTCAGAGACTCGTGCTCTGGCGGGACGTCTGGACCCGAACCAGCAGACGGGACAACCACACCGTCAGTCTGTCTCGTCTCTGCGCTGGAGCAGAGATGGCAGAGCTCTCTGCATAGGCACCAGGCGAGGAGAGATACAG TTGTGGGATGTtgaaaaaaagcagaatatgAGGTGTCTACCATCACACCTATCTGTGGTCAGAGCGCTTTCCTGGAAACAGCAGCTACTCAGCAG TGGCTCTGTTCTCGGACGCATCCATCACCTCGACCCTCGGGCTCCCGCACCTCTGGTGGGTGCAGCCATCCAGAAGGAGGCTATCTGCAGCCTTCAGTGGTCACCGGGAGATGACCGGCTGGCCAGCGGCTCCGCAGACGGCCTCCTGCATATATGGGACAGTGACGTTGCAGGGGTCACAAGGTCAAAACAGCCTATCACTACGATGAAACAGCCCAGTGCTGTTAAG GCCATGGGGTGGTGTCCGTGGCAGGGAAAGATGATCACTACAGGAGGGGGATggaaggacagagagatgagaatCTGGGACACACAATCAGGGACTTGTGTAACCTCTGCCAACACAAACTCACAG ATCTGCTCTCTACGATGggctgagaggaagagatatCTGGTCACAGGTCACGGCCTTCCTCATCACCAAGTCTCAACCTGGGAGTTTCCCTCCCTCAACCCAGTGCACAAGCTCACAG gTCATTCTCATCGAGTCCTGCACTTGGCCTTAAACCCTGACGGCACTCAGATTTTCTCTGCTGGAGCCGACCAGCGCTTTCATATCTGGGACCTTTAA
- the LOC108881266 gene encoding cyclin-O, whose protein sequence is MVLSVNGGSGSETVYKRRRMNGASPLTEMLTPAQQRQTARHRKQKLMSKLSDSGFEEDLGSSPVSSPVRTNVSPLRLDGPEPPPAEQLSSWYLQYGDIGYNIQREREAQFYPCKSLARQPQLNAEARCKLVSWLIPVHKHFRLSFECCCLAVNVMDRFLASTAVAADCFQLLGVTALLLASKQVEICSPRISHLLSLCCDAFTKEQLCNLECLILLRLNFHLAAPTLAFFLDYYTNCSEAAELVSENRCGDRFAKLTPDTKRLRQCSNLARKVCELSLADYAFNKYPPSLTASCALRLASELLKTEQGRVESATIQLQGDQWDSFGDELCAQPCESPEVSEGHSLIVKDHVLPVGQESYNHNLAQECKDNLKLLVSLNQETLEAMSTM, encoded by the exons ATGGTGTTATCTGTGAACGGTGGCAGCGGTTCCGAGACTGTTTACAAACGGAGACGGATGAACGGGGCATCTCCTCTGACTGAGATGCTCACACCTGCTCAACAGCGGCAGACGGCCAGgcacaggaaacagaaactCATGTCCAAACTCAGTGACTCGGGTTTCGAGGAAGACTTGGGATCCTCCCCGGTTTCATCACCGGTTCGGACAAACGTGTCCCCGCTCCGTTTAGATGGTCCAGAGCCTCCTCCTGCAGAACAGCTGTCCAGCTGGTACCTCCAGTACGGAGACATCGGTTACAACAtccagagggagagggaggcgCAGTTTTATCCCTGCAAAAGCCTGGCACGCCAGCCACAG CTGAATGCAGAGGCACGGTGTAAACTCGTCAGCTGGCTCATCCCTGTACACAAACATTTCCGTCTGTCCTTTGAGTGCTGCTGCCTGGCAGTGAACGTCATGGACAGATTTCTGGCATCCACGGCAGTGGCTGCTGACTGCTTCCAGCTGCTTGGTGTCACAGCACTCCTTCTAGCCAGTAAACAG GTGGAGATCTGCTCACCACGGATCAGCCATCTCCTGTCACTGTGCTGCGATGCCTTCACCAAGGAGCAGCTGTGCAACCTGGAGTGTCTCATCCTCCTCCGTCTCAATTTCCACCTTGCTGCACCCACTCTGGCCTTTTTCCTGGACTATTACACCAACTGCAGTGAGGCTGCCGAGCTTGTGTCTGAGAACAGATGTGGTGACAGGTTTGCAAAACTGACTCCAGACACAAAAAGACTCAGGCAGTGCAGCAACCTCGCACGAAAGGTGTGTGAGTTGAGTCTAGCAGACTATGCTTTTAACAAATACCCACCATCTCTGACTGCTAGCTGTGCACTGAGGCTAGCCAGCGAGTTGCTGAAAACTGAACAAGGGCGTGTTGAGAGTGCAACCATCCAGCTACAGGGAGACCAGTGGGACAGTTTTGGGGATGAATTATGTGCTCAACCATGTGAGAGCCCTGAGGTTTCTGAAGGTCACTCTCTGATAGTGAAAGACCATGTCCTGCCTGTAGGTCAGGAGAGCTACAACCACAACCTGGCCCAGGAATGCAAAGACAACCTGAAGCTGCTGGTGTCATTAAACCAAGAGACATTGGAAGCAATGTCCACCATGTGA